A single Equus asinus isolate D_3611 breed Donkey chromosome 21, EquAss-T2T_v2, whole genome shotgun sequence DNA region contains:
- the SERP1 gene encoding stress-associated endoplasmic reticulum protein 1: MVAKQRIRMANEKHSKNITQRGNVAKTSRNAPEEKASVGPWLLALFIFVVCGSAIFQIIQSIRMGM, translated from the exons ATGGTCGCCAAGCAGCGGATCCGGATGGCCAACGAGAAGCACAGCAAGAACATCACGCAGCGCGGCAACGTCGCCAAGACCTCG AGAAATGCTCCCGAAGAGAAGGCGTCCGTGGGACCCTGGCTGCTGGCTCTCTTTATTTTCGTCGTTTGTGGTTCTG CAATTTTCCAGATTATTCAAAGTATCAGGATGGGCATGTGA